A single window of Nocardioides kongjuensis DNA harbors:
- a CDS encoding cation-translocating P-type ATPase has product MTAIVPPVRQGGGLTSGEAARRLERDGENVVPRAAPRNLPGRVARQLADPMILLLCAALGVVLVLGDRVDAAIIGAVVVLNTVIGVVQEVRAEHAVAVLDELASPEARVRRDGRYVELPAAQLVVGDEVRLEAGDVVPADLSLVEAVALEVDEAAMTGESVPVRRDTGAEVLSGTVVTRGRAVAEVVRTGAESGLGRIAGLIAATGLRPTPLQRRLSRLSRQLVWITAGLAALVLVLAVLRGAPLADSLILAVSLAVAAIPESLPAVVSVALALGALRMARRSAIVRWLPAVETLGSVSVLASDKTGTLTEGRMAVRRTWTAEGGCEVDGPAYGRGGALRGESANGAAVERLLRDVVLCNDARLTPAGDTWTGIGDPLEVALLVAAARLDERLLEASHEWRRIDEVPFDSETRSMTTVHENDAGARLSVVKGAPEVVLDRLADTAGANRARAEAQAMARAGLRVIAVVEVPVAGAPELAGLIGMLDPPRDDAAAVVSACRAAGIRPLLVTGDHAETALAVARQVGIARPDGEVVDGDVVARGEHVDRVDRIDVYARTHPEQKVDIVDAWQARGHVVAMTGDGVNDAPALRRADIGVAMGRHGTEVARQAADLVLADDDLRSVVTAVAEGRRIYANIRTFLRYGLSGGLAEVLVILLAPFVGIATPLLPGQILWINMLTHGIPGVAFGGEPLDPRLMQRPSPSPERSVLGDGLVRRILVGGAMIAAVSIAGGLLARAFAWPTTTVVFLTLGLAQLALALALRAPRSTRGLGERALEVSVAVAIGLQVLAASWTPLQDLLGTRTVEPAAWAAVLTLALVPGVAVKMTTDRRRGRTAQPASSPGSGASPSWK; this is encoded by the coding sequence ATGACGGCGATCGTCCCACCGGTCCGGCAAGGCGGGGGGCTGACCTCCGGTGAGGCTGCCCGGCGCCTCGAGCGGGACGGCGAGAACGTGGTGCCCCGTGCCGCACCGCGCAACCTGCCCGGAAGGGTGGCCCGCCAGCTCGCCGACCCGATGATCCTCCTGCTCTGCGCGGCGCTGGGGGTCGTGCTGGTGCTGGGTGACCGGGTGGATGCGGCGATCATCGGCGCGGTCGTGGTCCTCAACACGGTGATCGGGGTCGTGCAGGAGGTCCGCGCCGAGCACGCCGTCGCCGTGCTGGACGAGCTCGCCTCGCCCGAGGCCCGGGTGCGACGCGACGGCCGGTACGTCGAGCTGCCTGCGGCCCAGCTGGTGGTCGGAGACGAGGTACGGCTCGAGGCCGGCGACGTGGTTCCTGCGGACCTGTCGCTCGTCGAGGCAGTCGCGCTCGAGGTCGACGAGGCTGCGATGACGGGGGAGTCGGTACCGGTGCGGCGCGACACCGGTGCGGAGGTCCTGTCCGGCACCGTCGTCACCCGGGGCCGTGCGGTGGCCGAGGTGGTGCGCACCGGAGCCGAGAGCGGGCTGGGCCGGATCGCCGGCCTGATCGCGGCCACGGGCCTGCGCCCGACCCCGCTGCAACGCCGGCTGTCGCGGCTGTCGCGACAGCTGGTCTGGATCACCGCCGGACTCGCCGCGCTCGTGCTCGTGCTGGCCGTCCTCCGCGGAGCACCCTTGGCCGACTCCCTGATCCTCGCCGTCAGCCTCGCCGTCGCGGCGATCCCCGAGTCCCTCCCGGCGGTGGTCTCGGTGGCGCTCGCGCTCGGGGCCCTGCGCATGGCGCGCAGGTCGGCGATCGTCCGGTGGCTGCCCGCGGTGGAGACGCTGGGCTCGGTCTCCGTGCTCGCCTCCGACAAGACGGGCACCCTGACGGAGGGCCGGATGGCGGTACGCCGGACCTGGACGGCCGAAGGTGGCTGCGAGGTCGACGGCCCGGCCTACGGACGCGGCGGCGCGCTGCGGGGCGAGAGCGCCAACGGGGCGGCAGTCGAGCGGCTGCTGCGCGACGTCGTGCTCTGCAACGACGCACGGCTGACCCCCGCCGGGGACACGTGGACCGGGATCGGGGACCCGTTGGAGGTGGCGCTCCTGGTGGCCGCCGCACGCCTGGACGAGCGGCTCCTGGAGGCGTCCCACGAGTGGCGCCGGATCGACGAGGTCCCGTTCGACAGCGAGACCCGCTCGATGACGACCGTGCACGAGAACGACGCAGGAGCCCGCCTGTCGGTGGTCAAGGGTGCGCCGGAGGTCGTCCTGGACCGGCTCGCGGACACCGCAGGGGCGAACCGGGCGCGTGCCGAGGCGCAGGCGATGGCCCGAGCCGGTCTGCGTGTCATCGCGGTCGTCGAGGTACCGGTGGCCGGGGCACCGGAGCTCGCCGGTCTGATCGGCATGCTCGACCCGCCCCGCGACGACGCCGCGGCCGTCGTGAGCGCCTGCCGGGCCGCCGGGATCCGGCCGCTCCTCGTCACCGGCGACCACGCCGAGACAGCGCTCGCCGTCGCCCGTCAGGTCGGCATCGCCCGCCCCGACGGCGAGGTCGTCGACGGCGACGTCGTGGCGCGCGGTGAGCACGTCGACCGGGTCGACCGGATCGACGTGTACGCACGGACGCATCCCGAGCAGAAGGTCGACATCGTCGACGCTTGGCAGGCGCGGGGCCACGTGGTCGCGATGACCGGCGACGGGGTGAACGACGCACCCGCACTGCGGCGGGCCGACATCGGGGTCGCGATGGGCCGGCACGGCACCGAGGTGGCCCGACAGGCGGCGGACCTGGTGCTGGCTGACGACGACCTGCGGAGTGTCGTCACGGCCGTGGCCGAGGGGCGGCGGATCTATGCCAACATCCGGACCTTCCTGCGCTACGGACTCTCCGGCGGGCTGGCCGAGGTGCTGGTCATCCTGCTCGCGCCCTTCGTCGGCATCGCGACGCCGCTCCTCCCGGGGCAGATCCTGTGGATCAACATGCTCACCCACGGCATTCCCGGCGTGGCCTTCGGCGGTGAGCCGCTGGACCCCCGCCTCATGCAGCGACCGTCGCCGTCGCCGGAGCGGTCGGTGCTCGGCGACGGACTGGTGCGGCGCATCCTGGTGGGAGGTGCCATGATCGCCGCCGTCAGCATCGCCGGCGGTCTGCTGGCCAGGGCGTTCGCGTGGCCGACCACGACCGTGGTGTTCCTGACGCTCGGGCTCGCACAGCTGGCCCTGGCCCTCGCCCTCCGCGCACCGCGGTCGACCCGCGGGCTCGGCGAGCGGGCACTCGAAGTGTCGGTCGCTGTCGCGATCGGCCTGCAGGTCCTGGCCGCGTCCTGGACGCCGTTGCAGGACCTGCTCGGCACCCGGACGGTCGAGCCGGCGGCCTGGGCCGCCGTGCTCACCCTCGCGCTGGTCCCGGGCGTCGCGGTCAAGATGACGACCGATCGGCGCCGTGGCCGTACGGCTCAGCCCGCGTCGTCGCCGGGATCGGGAGCCAGTCCGTCCTGGAAGTGA
- a CDS encoding DUF1918 domain-containing protein: MYATVGDRLIVRSNRVGGPVRDGEILQVRHADGSPPYVVRWSDNGHETVFFPGPDAEVHHFQDGLAPDPGDDAG, encoded by the coding sequence ATGTACGCAACCGTCGGTGATCGGCTCATCGTCCGCAGCAACCGGGTCGGCGGACCGGTCCGCGACGGCGAGATCCTGCAGGTCAGGCACGCCGACGGCAGCCCGCCGTACGTCGTGCGCTGGTCGGACAACGGACACGAGACGGTCTTCTTCCCCGGCCCCGATGCCGAGGTCCATCACTTCCAGGACGGACTGGCTCCCGATCCCGGCGACGACGCGGGCTGA
- a CDS encoding zinc-binding alcohol dehydrogenase family protein, which translates to MRAWEVSGAPGRMGRLRPVDRPVPVPGEDELLVRVTACGVCRTDLHLADLELPPRRPGVVPGHEVVGVVVGSGASTSRFGVGTRVGFAWLRSTCGRCAWCRRGAENLCRRAAFTGWDADGGFAEHAVVPEAFAYELPAVFSDEEAAPLLCSGIIGYRALRRAQVPPGGRLGIYGFGASAHLTAQIAVREGAEVHVLTRDAEARALALELGAASAGPADGRPPCELDSAILFAPVGELVPVALEALDQGGTLAVAGIHLSDIPPLDYQRHLFRERTLTSVTANTRADGEELLRLAAALDVRPSVTTYPFSAVDRALDDLAHGSFAGAAVVRMPEA; encoded by the coding sequence GTGCGGGCGTGGGAGGTGTCGGGAGCACCCGGCCGGATGGGGCGGCTGCGCCCGGTCGACCGGCCGGTGCCGGTTCCGGGGGAGGACGAGCTGCTGGTGCGGGTGACGGCCTGCGGCGTGTGCCGCACCGACCTGCACCTCGCCGACCTCGAGCTCCCTCCGCGGCGCCCGGGCGTCGTACCCGGTCACGAGGTGGTCGGGGTCGTGGTCGGCTCGGGGGCGTCCACCTCTCGCTTCGGCGTCGGCACGCGCGTCGGGTTCGCCTGGTTGCGCTCGACCTGCGGGCGTTGCGCCTGGTGCCGGCGTGGCGCGGAGAACCTGTGCCGCCGCGCGGCGTTCACGGGCTGGGACGCCGACGGAGGCTTCGCCGAGCACGCCGTCGTGCCGGAGGCGTTCGCCTACGAGCTGCCGGCCGTCTTCTCGGACGAGGAGGCGGCACCACTGCTGTGCTCGGGCATCATCGGCTACCGCGCGTTGCGGCGGGCCCAGGTGCCGCCGGGCGGCCGGCTCGGGATCTACGGCTTCGGCGCCAGCGCCCACCTGACCGCCCAGATCGCGGTCCGCGAGGGGGCCGAGGTCCACGTCCTCACCCGCGACGCCGAGGCGCGCGCGCTCGCTCTCGAGCTCGGTGCCGCCTCGGCCGGGCCCGCTGACGGGCGCCCGCCGTGCGAGCTGGACAGTGCGATCCTGTTCGCTCCGGTGGGAGAGCTGGTTCCTGTCGCGCTCGAGGCTCTCGACCAAGGTGGCACCCTGGCCGTCGCGGGGATCCACCTCAGCGACATCCCCCCGCTGGACTACCAGCGGCACCTGTTCCGTGAGCGCACGCTGACCTCGGTCACCGCCAACACCCGCGCGGACGGCGAGGAGCTGCTGCGGCTCGCGGCCGCTCTCGACGTGCGACCGTCGGTGA